From Pseudoleptotrichia goodfellowii, a single genomic window includes:
- a CDS encoding M20 metallopeptidase family protein encodes METKNSVNNIMKDVVEWRRYLHRHPETGFDLENTVRFVCEKLDEMGIEYETNVGSKCSIIAHINKGKSGKCIALRADMDALPVKEITNLEFSSENDNMHACGHDAHTAGLLGVCKLLKERENELNGSVKFIFQPAEEIGTGAIGIIEKGVLDNVDEIIGLHVGNIYPEGAKGNLVFKKGPMMASMDKFIIKVKGQGSHGAYPNLSKDPVVTASHIVAGIQEILGREINPVEPAVVTIGTIHGGSAFNIIPETVELTGTARAVNNETREYLHKRIGEIASNIAAAFRCETEYEFFYQPPPLINDENVTIKVMEVAKKLYPGTVKEMKAPVMGGEDFAWYLKKIPGTFFFLHNPLEIDGKVWPHHNPRFAIDEDYLDRGIAVMTEYVSEFLK; translated from the coding sequence ATGGAAACTAAAAATTCGGTAAATAATATAATGAAAGATGTCGTTGAGTGGAGAAGATATCTCCACAGACATCCCGAAACAGGTTTTGACCTCGAAAATACAGTTCGTTTTGTTTGTGAAAAACTGGATGAAATGGGAATCGAATACGAAACGAACGTCGGAAGTAAATGTTCGATTATAGCCCATATTAATAAGGGAAAAAGCGGTAAATGTATCGCACTCAGAGCGGATATGGATGCTCTGCCTGTAAAAGAGATTACAAATCTTGAGTTCAGCTCGGAAAACGATAATATGCACGCTTGCGGTCATGATGCTCATACTGCGGGATTACTGGGTGTATGTAAATTATTAAAAGAAAGAGAAAACGAACTGAACGGATCAGTAAAGTTCATATTCCAGCCTGCCGAAGAAATCGGTACAGGAGCCATAGGAATTATTGAAAAAGGTGTTTTGGACAATGTCGATGAAATTATAGGTCTTCACGTAGGGAACATTTATCCCGAAGGTGCAAAAGGCAATCTGGTATTTAAAAAGGGACCGATGATGGCATCTATGGACAAGTTCATTATTAAAGTCAAAGGACAGGGATCTCACGGTGCTTATCCGAATTTATCCAAAGATCCTGTAGTTACCGCAAGCCATATAGTTGCAGGGATTCAGGAAATACTCGGTAGAGAAATCAATCCCGTCGAGCCTGCCGTTGTAACAATAGGTACTATTCACGGAGGAAGTGCCTTTAACATTATTCCTGAAACTGTAGAACTTACAGGAACAGCAAGAGCCGTTAACAATGAAACAAGAGAATATCTCCACAAAAGAATCGGCGAAATAGCTTCAAATATTGCAGCTGCTTTCAGATGTGAAACGGAATACGAGTTTTTTTATCAGCCTCCGCCACTAATCAATGACGAAAATGTAACAATAAAAGTTATGGAAGTTGCGAAAAAACTGTATCCCGGGACTGTAAAAGAAATGAAAGCCCCTGTAATGGGAGGAGAAGACTTTGCGTGGTATCTGAAAAAAATACCGGGTACTTTTTTCTTCCTTCATAATCCTCTTGAAATTGACGGTAAAGTCTGGCCTCATCACAATCCGAGATTTGCCATAGACGAAGATTACCTTGACAGAGGAATAGCAGTTATGACTGAATACGTTTCGGAATTTTTGAAATAA